A window from Streptomyces griseiscabiei encodes these proteins:
- a CDS encoding HelD family protein, with protein MREDVEALDIKDVTANWVNAEVLARQIGDRIKALADLSHTPLFFGRLDYLHAPGADRAEGAEGERFYIGRRHVHDADGDPMVIDWRAPVSQPFYRASKTDPMDVGLRRRFGYTGGDLTAYEDEHLSDPAEQAATSKLLQREIERPRVGPMRDIVATIQPEQDEIVRSDLAGSLCVQGGPGTGKTAVGLHRVAYLLYAHRERLSRTGTLVIGPNRSFLHYIEQVLPALGELEVRQATVDDLVAHVEVRGADEAPAAVVKGDARMAEVLRRAVRSHVTLPTEPVMVVRGSRRWRVPAYELEAIVRELLERDIRYGAARDALPQRIAHAVLVQMERSGEAPDDRVQDAVARNTAVKAAVKAIWPPVDPAKLVMRLLADAEFLASHADGILTDDEQKTILWAKPARSVKSVKWSAADAVLVDETTDLVQRTHSLGHVVLDEAQDLSPMQYRAVGRRCTTGSATVLGDLAQGTTPWATRSWEEALTHLGKAEAHVEELTAGFRVPTDVITYASRLLPHIAPGLTPVASVRENPGFFDVRRTTDDTRTIAACEELLRNEGSVGLIAADARVPALAEALAAAGIGHLAPGEETTYETRLTLVPASLAKGLEYDYVVLDEPQAVVDGEPDERTGLRRLYVALTRAVSGLIVTHTAPLPPQLA; from the coding sequence ATGCGGGAGGACGTGGAGGCGCTGGACATCAAGGACGTCACCGCGAACTGGGTGAACGCGGAGGTCCTGGCCCGCCAGATCGGGGACCGGATCAAGGCGCTGGCCGATCTGAGCCACACCCCGCTCTTCTTCGGCCGCCTCGACTACCTCCACGCGCCCGGCGCGGACCGGGCCGAGGGAGCGGAGGGGGAGCGGTTCTACATCGGGCGGCGGCATGTCCACGACGCGGACGGCGACCCGATGGTGATCGACTGGCGTGCCCCCGTCTCGCAGCCCTTCTACCGGGCCTCCAAGACCGACCCGATGGACGTCGGTCTGCGGCGGCGCTTCGGGTACACCGGCGGTGACCTGACCGCGTACGAGGACGAGCACCTCTCCGACCCCGCCGAGCAGGCCGCCACCAGCAAGCTGCTCCAGCGGGAGATCGAGCGTCCGCGTGTGGGCCCGATGCGGGACATCGTGGCGACGATCCAGCCGGAGCAGGACGAGATCGTCCGCTCCGACCTCGCCGGTTCGCTCTGTGTGCAGGGCGGGCCCGGCACCGGGAAGACCGCCGTCGGCCTGCACCGCGTCGCCTATCTCCTCTACGCCCACCGCGAGCGGCTCTCCCGCACCGGCACGCTCGTCATCGGCCCGAACCGCTCCTTCCTGCACTACATCGAGCAGGTCCTCCCGGCGCTGGGCGAGCTGGAGGTCAGGCAGGCGACCGTCGACGACCTCGTGGCCCATGTCGAGGTGCGGGGCGCGGACGAGGCACCGGCCGCCGTCGTCAAGGGCGACGCCCGCATGGCCGAGGTGCTGCGCCGGGCCGTACGGTCGCACGTCACCCTCCCCACCGAGCCCGTGATGGTGGTCCGGGGTTCGCGGCGCTGGCGCGTACCGGCGTACGAACTCGAAGCGATCGTGCGGGAGTTGCTGGAGCGGGACATCCGCTACGGGGCCGCCCGTGACGCGCTGCCGCAGCGGATCGCGCACGCGGTGCTGGTGCAGATGGAGCGGTCCGGGGAGGCGCCCGACGACCGGGTGCAGGACGCGGTGGCCCGCAACACGGCCGTGAAGGCGGCCGTCAAGGCGATCTGGCCGCCGGTCGACCCCGCGAAGCTCGTCATGCGCCTCCTCGCCGACGCGGAGTTCCTCGCCTCGCACGCGGACGGGATCCTCACGGACGACGAGCAGAAGACGATCCTGTGGGCGAAACCGGCGCGGAGCGTGAAGTCGGTGAAGTGGTCGGCCGCCGACGCCGTACTCGTGGACGAGACCACCGACCTCGTCCAGCGCACGCACTCCCTCGGGCATGTCGTCCTCGACGAGGCGCAGGATCTCTCCCCGATGCAGTACCGGGCGGTGGGCCGCCGCTGCACGACCGGTTCCGCGACCGTCCTCGGTGACCTCGCGCAGGGTACGACGCCCTGGGCGACGCGGAGTTGGGAGGAGGCGCTGACGCATCTGGGCAAGGCGGAGGCCCATGTGGAGGAGCTGACGGCCGGTTTCCGCGTCCCCACCGACGTGATCACGTACGCCTCCCGCCTCCTGCCCCACATCGCGCCCGGTCTGACCCCGGTGGCGTCCGTCCGGGAGAACCCGGGCTTCTTCGACGTACGGCGGACGACCGACGACACCCGGACGATCGCCGCGTGCGAGGAGTTGCTGCGCAACGAGGGGTCCGTGGGTCTCATCGCCGCCGACGCGCGGGTCCCCGCGCTCGCCGAGGCGCTGGCGGCGGCGGGCATCGGCCATCTGGCCCCCGGCGAGGAGACGACGTACGAGACCCGTCTCACCCTCGTCCCGGCCTCGCTGGCGAAGGGTCTGGAGTACGACTACGTGGTCCTGGACGAACCCCAGGCGGTCGTCGACGGCGAACCGGACGAGCGAACGGGCCTGCGCCGCCTGTACGTCGCCCTCACCCGAGCGGTCTCGGGCCTGATCGTGACCCACACGGCACCCCTGCCGCCGCAGCTGGCCTAG
- a CDS encoding CPCC family cysteine-rich protein, with protein MTGAGLGPVPLPCPCCFQPTLEERANFEICPECGWEDDGQDDSDAHVVRGGPNGSLSLARARSEYAEYVASLSEEDDDSKARGGGGLWLAAARRQLGALPGGPDDPV; from the coding sequence ATGACGGGCGCCGGCCTCGGGCCGGTGCCGCTGCCGTGCCCCTGCTGCTTCCAGCCCACACTGGAGGAGCGCGCCAATTTCGAGATCTGCCCGGAGTGCGGCTGGGAGGACGACGGGCAGGACGACTCCGACGCGCATGTGGTCCGGGGCGGCCCCAATGGCTCACTGAGTCTGGCCCGGGCCCGGTCGGAGTACGCGGAGTACGTGGCGTCACTGTCCGAGGAGGACGACGACTCCAAGGCACGCGGCGGCGGGGGACTGTGGCTGGCGGCAGCACGACGTCAGCTGGGAGCCCTGCCCGGTGGACCGGACGACCCGGTCTAG